In the genome of Maribacter forsetii DSM 18668, the window AGCTAGAGAACCCTGTAACGCTAAACCAATAGCCAAACCTGCAGAAGCTAAAATGGCAACTAAAGAACTTGTTTGAACTCCTAATTGGGTTATCACCAATATGAAAAGTATTATTTTTAAAGCAATATTTATGAAGCTTTGAAGAAAAGTTTCAAGAGCAAGGTCATAATCTTTCTTTAAGAAGAATTTACGAATCATTTTGTTTATGAAACGTATAACATATGTGCCGGCAATTAAAAGAAAAAGAGCCCATAACAAACTGGGTAAAGCTGCCCATATCCATTCTATTGCTTTATCTGCATGTTCTTGCAGATTCGTAATTTTATCCATCATAATCTTTAATTTTATTTTAAGCTGCTAACTTAATCCTATAACATAAATCAAATGAAAAACTAGAGGCTAAACAATTGTTAAATGATAGTAGTTACAAGATCTAAGGCTTTGCTAGGTTCTTCAACGGGCATTTGACAGCTACCGTGATTACAAACATAGATTAGCGTCTTGTTCATTACATACCTGTTCATTAATAAGGGTAAGTTGCTGGTTTTAGCATTTGAAGCAGCAAATATAGCGTTTGGCATATAGTTCTTTAATAGGGATTTGCATATGAGTTCAAAGTTTTCACCGATAACGACCATTTCATAGAAATTCTCACTCATTAGCTGTGCCAAGTGAAGCCAATTGGCATGATTTTGTGGATTCTGAGTAATAGATGGTTTCATACTTTTCATCATTTGATGCAAACGAACATCAAAATTATCTTCTGGAAAATATTTTGAAAGCTTATGTAAATTATGAGCCATCATGGAGTTGGAAGATGGAATTACATTATCTGAAACTTCTAAAGTTCTTCTAATTAAATCATTGTCATTGTTAGATGTGAAAAAGAATAGACCTGTATCTGAGTCTGAGAAATTTTCAATAGCATATTTTGTTAACTCCAAACTGTGATTAAGCCATTTCTCATCAAATGAAACTTCATATAAACCTAATAATCCATCTATAACAGATGCGTAATCTTCCAGAAAACCAGGAATAGTACTTTTTCCATTTTTGAAGTTGCGGTATAAGCCACCATCTTTGGTGGTCATATGTTCTAGAATAAAATTAGCATTATGAATAGCAAGGTTTAAATACTTTTCATTTTTTAAATATCTATATGCATCCGTGAGTCCTTTTAATGTCAGGCCATTCCAAGAGGTTAGGATTTTATCATCTAATCTTGGTTTATTTCTCTTGGCTCTATCCACTTTCAATAAAGAAAGACATTTAGATATGATTTGGTGCAACTCTACTTTTGTGATAGAATGATTCATTGCAATAGCCAATGCTTCTGAATCTCTAATAAGTACATAGTTTTCTTCTTCCCAATATCCATAAGAGTTAATGCTGAAGTATTCACTGAAAATAGGGTAGTCGTCTTTTAAAAGTTTTTTAAGTTGTTCTTCCTGCCAAACATAAAATGCACCCTCTACTAATTTATTGTCATTAGTTAAGCTGTCAGCATCTAAAGAAGAATAAAATCCGTTGCTTTTATCTAACAGTTCTTCTTCTAGGAAAATGATACTCTTTTCTACGACTCTTTTATATAGTTCATTTTTCGTAGCCGCATATGCATTTGCGTAAAGACTAATCAATAATCCATTATCATAGAGCATTTTTTCGAAATGGGGTACATGCCATTTCGTGTCAACGGAATATCTTGAGAATCCTCCGCCTACATGGTCAAATATACCGCCCCAGGCCATTCTTGTTAGGGTAGTGTTTACATATTCATTTACTGCATTATCTTGATTTGCGTGAGAATAGTATTGTAAAAAGTTAAGATTGGTAGGCATCATGAATTTTGGTGCCCGTTTGTATCCTCCTAAAAAGGTGTCAAAGTATTTTGACCAATCTGCAACCATTGCATGAATTTCCGAATCTTGAATTAAATCTTGGTTTTCGCCTGTGGCTATGGTATTTATTTCTTTAAGTCCGGTTGCCATGTTTTCGGCATATCCAATAATTTTATTGGGATCATTAACATAGAGCTGTTGAAGTTGATTCAATACTTGTATCCATTCTTGTTTTTTAACGAAGGTTGCGCCCCAGAAAGGTCTGCCGTCAGGCAAGGCAAGAATATTTAATGGCCACCCACCGCTGCCAGTCATCATTTGCAAGGCATCCATATAAATGTGGTCAATATCCGGTCTTTCTTCCCTGTCCACTTTAATGTTAATAAAGTGAGCGTTCATAGTTTCGGCTACTTCTTCATCTTCAAAGCATTCATGCTCCATAACATGGCACCAATGGCAAGCGGCATAACCAATACTTATTAGTATTAGTTTTTGCTCTTCTTTTGCTTGTTTTAAGACTTCATCATTCCATCCTTCCCAATTAACTGGGTTATGTGCGTGCTGCAGTAAATACGGACTACTTTCTTTGATTAGATTGTTTGTGTGCTTTTGTGGGGTGGGCATTGCGTATATTTTATTTTTAAAGCAAAAAAAAGCGCCTTTTTGGCGCTTTTAATCCTGTTTGGTGATTGTTATTTCACTTCGAAAGTGATTTTTACATTCACTCTATAATTTTTGATTTTACCGTCTTCAACAGTGGCACTTTGCTCGTTGATGTAAACTGACTTAATGTTTTTTACTGATTTCGATGCTTCTGCCACTGCTTTTTTAGCTGCGTCTTCCCAACCGTTATCAGAATTTGCTAATATTTCAATTACTTTTAAAACTGCCATAATTAATGATTTTTAGATTTACCGTAAGTTACAAAAAGTAGAGGCAATGTTTAATTCAATTAAATGAATAATTAACCGTTAAGCGCAACTACTTCATTCACCTTATCGCCCATCATATTTTTTAACATGGTTTCAATACCATTTTTTAATGTGAAAGTTGACGAAGGGCAACCACTACAGGCGCCTTGTAAAATAACATTTACTGTTTTGCTCTCTACATCGTATGATTTAAACATGATATTACCACCGTCACTAGCTACGGCAGGTTTTACATATTCTTCTAAAATATCAACGATTTCTTGAGATGTTTCATCAAGTTCAATAGTGTTTTCAGCAGAAACTGTTTCTGATACCTGTGCTTCTTCACCAATTGCTTTTGCATTGTCTGCGACAATTTCTTTACCATCGGCAATGAAATTTCTAATAACTTCACGTAATTCAATAGTAATATCGTCCCATTCTGCAACTTCAAATTTAGAAACAGAAACGTAGTTTTCATCAATAAATACTTGCTTTACGAAAGGAAATTGAAATAGTTCCATAGCCAATTTAGAATCTCTAGCTTCATCAATATTTTTGAATTCGAAAGCAGAAGCTACTATTTTCTTGCTCGCTACAAATTTCATAGTAGAAGGGTTAGGTGTAACCTCGGCATA includes:
- a CDS encoding thioredoxin domain-containing protein, with protein sequence MPTPQKHTNNLIKESSPYLLQHAHNPVNWEGWNDEVLKQAKEEQKLILISIGYAACHWCHVMEHECFEDEEVAETMNAHFINIKVDREERPDIDHIYMDALQMMTGSGGWPLNILALPDGRPFWGATFVKKQEWIQVLNQLQQLYVNDPNKIIGYAENMATGLKEINTIATGENQDLIQDSEIHAMVADWSKYFDTFLGGYKRAPKFMMPTNLNFLQYYSHANQDNAVNEYVNTTLTRMAWGGIFDHVGGGFSRYSVDTKWHVPHFEKMLYDNGLLISLYANAYAATKNELYKRVVEKSIIFLEEELLDKSNGFYSSLDADSLTNDNKLVEGAFYVWQEEQLKKLLKDDYPIFSEYFSINSYGYWEEENYVLIRDSEALAIAMNHSITKVELHQIISKCLSLLKVDRAKRNKPRLDDKILTSWNGLTLKGLTDAYRYLKNEKYLNLAIHNANFILEHMTTKDGGLYRNFKNGKSTIPGFLEDYASVIDGLLGLYEVSFDEKWLNHSLELTKYAIENFSDSDTGLFFFTSNNDNDLIRRTLEVSDNVIPSSNSMMAHNLHKLSKYFPEDNFDVRLHQMMKSMKPSITQNPQNHANWLHLAQLMSENFYEMVVIGENFELICKSLLKNYMPNAIFAASNAKTSNLPLLMNRYVMNKTLIYVCNHGSCQMPVEEPSKALDLVTTII
- a CDS encoding dodecin family protein, which encodes MAVLKVIEILANSDNGWEDAAKKAVAEASKSVKNIKSVYINEQSATVEDGKIKNYRVNVKITFEVK
- a CDS encoding NifU family protein, with translation MKEYSITVVKTNNPNILKFETNHILVQRKNYEFKNIDDAKNSPLAQQLFHLPFIKTVYISGDFIGLERYDIVQWEDVKDEVAQQLVEYLNAGEPIVIEEDMDKPVPVTVYAEVTPNPSTMKFVASKKIVASAFEFKNIDEARDSKLAMELFQFPFVKQVFIDENYVSVSKFEVAEWDDITIELREVIRNFIADGKEIVADNAKAIGEEAQVSETVSAENTIELDETSQEIVDILEEYVKPAVASDGGNIMFKSYDVESKTVNVILQGACSGCPSSTFTLKNGIETMLKNMMGDKVNEVVALNG